Part of the Kiritimatiellia bacterium genome, AATCGAGCTCGACGGCGTGCCGTACGAGGTCGTCGAGTTCAACTTTGTGAAGCCCGGCAAGGGCCAGGCGATGTACAAGTGTCGCATCAAAAACCTGATCACCCGGACCACCCAAGACCGCACCTTCCGCGAGGTGGACCAGATCGGCAAGCCGGACCTCGAGGAACGGGTGGTACAGTACTCGTACGAGGACGGGCACCACTACGTCTTCACCGACCCGCGCACTTACGAGGAGTTCCACCTGAGCGCGGACACCCTGGGTGACGCGCGCTACTTTTTGAGCGACAATGTCGAGGTGAGCCTGCTGCTGCACAACGGCCGGGTGATCGGCGTTGAGTTCGTGAAGCCGTTTGTGGAAAAAGAAATCGTGGAGACCGAGCCCGGTGTGCGCGGCGACACCGCGACGAACGTGACAAAGCCGGCGAAGATCGACACCGGCTATGAGCTGCGCGTGCCGCTGTTCATTGATGTGGGCGACTGGGTCCGCATCGACACGCGCACCGGCGAGTACGTCGAACGCGTGAGTCGGCGCTAACGGCTGCCGCCGCGCAATGACCGGCGCCGCCCACGGTTTCTGGCTCTGCTTTGTGCCTCTCTTCGCGGCGCTGAACCCGATCTCCGTGGTC contains:
- the efp gene encoding elongation factor P — its product is MYTASDLRKGLKIELDGVPYEVVEFNFVKPGKGQAMYKCRIKNLITRTTQDRTFREVDQIGKPDLEERVVQYSYEDGHHYVFTDPRTYEEFHLSADTLGDARYFLSDNVEVSLLLHNGRVIGVEFVKPFVEKEIVETEPGVRGDTATNVTKPAKIDTGYELRVPLFIDVGDWVRIDTRTGEYVERVSRR